Genomic window (Candidatus Nitrosocosmicus franklandus):
TTTATTATAGTATTTCCACTATTATTCAATACTACTCTTAAATATCATAATACAACATTTAAATCAAATATTATTATCGTGTTAATAGCAGGCATTTAATACCAAATTATAGCAAATGCTAAAGTTGTATAAAACCGCCTTATTTTTTTTTGTCCTTAAATTGGTCTATACAATTTATCCAAATACTATATGGATATTTGCGGAACACACACAAAACGATAGGTAAAACGAAGCAAAATTACCCAGCTCAATCATTTAAAAATCCAACAAACTTAATTGTCGTAAACAATCCTATTTATCAAAAGCACAAGCAAAAAAGAAACATAATATCCTAGATTCAATCCACTTTTAACCAGACTCAAAACAAAATAAGAATTTTACATCAATGTATTAAGAATCTTTGTAGTAATAAACTTTCGAAACTTGATACAAAAAACTATATTTTTGTTCTTCTTTATTATTCAACTCTTTTTCTTGACCAGTAAAGCTCGGAATGAAGAAACATAATCAATAGTACTAATTGAAGGTGATAAATATTACTTAGGAAATATCCTTCTTTACTTGGTTGAAAATTTACGATTCTATTAATGGAGCCGAAGATGTATGCTACCGAGTTACTAACTACAGGTTTTGGAAATTTAAATTAAATTTATTATTTTAATTGACCTAAAGGCACGTCCTTAATACTTGCTACTCCTTCCAGTTGAGGTATTTGACGAAACCTCTCTCTCATCGCATTTCTAATATTTTTCATTAATTCATATCTAGATAATCGGTTACCTGAGTTGCGTAATTCATTACATAAATTCCATGTAAATGCGCCATGATAATCATTTTCAATTTTGGCATCAGCACTTGTTTGATCAGATTGACATCCCGTCATTAATACTATGTTGGGAGGCATTCCCTCTTCTTTTAAAGTATCTGCCAATCCATGATTTTCAACTGAACGACTAGATAATTCACGGTTAATTTCGCGTGGAGGAGGAATATATCTGGGAATTTCATCTAGACTCAATAATCTTAGTCCAGTACCACTATGACAAGTGTCTAAGTAGACTTCACAAAGACATTTCTCCGGTATGGTCGAAAGTTTTTTACCGAAATCATCATCATCTATCACAGTATTTAACGACCAATTTCCTTCCTCTACATTTAGATTATATGTTGTAAAAACCTCATCTTTTAGGTCGTCAGTTTCATCTAGTGATACATCAGGTATCTGTGTACCGTGAGCTGCTAAATGTATGACTATATAATTACATTCACCGTCTTGTGCTTTTTTAATTAGCGAATCTATATTTTTATAAATATTTTCCTTCGTTGCCTCTGAATCCTGGAGTACTGTTATATCAGAATCTTTGAAATTCAAGTAATCTTTTAATACTGAAGACATATTTTTTGTATCGTTAATACACCCGCGTAAAGTGTAGTGGGGAAAAAATTGGTATTGGTTGATTCCTATAGTTAGGGCCTTTCTGTTATTCATTTTATTATTTTGTTTGAGATGTTCTTAGAATAGACTCGAAATCGCTTTCCAAGCTTTTTTGGCCGTACTTTGGACTACTGGATTCTTTGCGATTTTATAGGCTGTATGTGCACCCGCAATCAAACCTGCAATGGCGATGCGTTCTTGATCCTCCGAAGAAATATTTTCTGACGTCAGATCCCTAGATCCTTGCTGAGCGTCATTCTTAATTTGCTCAAAAATGGCACGAACTTCTTGGTCTTGTTCTGGTGAAATATCACGTGAATCCGAACCTTTGAAATAAGCCAAGAGCTTATCAACTAAGTCTGTATGTTGCTTTACATATTCCCATCCTTCTTTAAGAAAACGTTCTTGATCCTGTGAGACATCTGTTCCTGTTGACATGTGATATTCTCAACAATATCCAACTATTTAAATTTATACCCAATATCTCAAAGTATCGGGACAAAAATATTTATTCGATATTACTACATTATGATATCTTGATCAGTTATTGTGTAAAGATTCATTTGTATTTCTATTTTATTTTTCAAATAACTTTCGATCAATTAAATCTATTTTGACTAATCATTGTTTGTTAAATATGTTGTAATACAGTTTGAATTGCGCTACAGCACTGTCAGTAGGTATATCTAGTGTACCTGTACAAATAGACAAACAATGAGATCTTTTCGATGTATCTTAAGTTCATTTTGTATCTAAGGTGTTATTCTAAAAGTTAACAATGTGGACAGACATCAATAATTGTCTTTTCGCTTATACACCCTATAAAAAAAGTAATTTCCAGAATTCTGGGAGGCATTACTCCAAGAATTCTGGAATATTATGATCGAATAAGAAACTTTTGAATTCATCGCTAAATGTCGCTATCAGAGGGTGAAACAACTATGATGTTGAGTCCAAATCAATGCGTGCTAAAGTGCAGCGATTGAAGTTAGAAAAAAAATTCTTCTTCCTTTCATTTCTTAGGTATTTGACACGTGATCTAGATAAGAAATTGGGCAAAGTAGAAATTATAACAAAATACGTATCAAGAGAAATTCTTCTGCATCTATTGCTAATTCTCAATCCAAATTAGTTTGTAATATTATATTGAAATGTTTGATACAGTAAAACTATCCTGAAAATAACGCTAGAATCAATCACATATTTCCTCTAACCATCTTTTCATTAGCTTTTATATGAAAAATTGATTTTATGTTAAGATGATGAATGTAATCAAAAACGGTTTTAGAACTACTCCCAGGACATGAATAATAAATGATTTGTGTTACTTTAGCTTTAGACATATTGTGTCCTTAACCATTCTTTTGCAAATCTGTGTCTTGTGAATTGGTTGTTTCTATTAACTGCACTTGTTGAATCAATTCAACATGTGCCCTTGTATTGTTTTGTAATAATTCCAGCATCTCTTTTAGATCTGCAATCTCCCTATGAGGTAGTGAATTATCAGCCTTATAATCATAATCAGTTATAGATTCATAGGCACGATAGTGAGACTTGAATACCATGTCAACTACAGATAAATTTGCAACTGCCTTACTTATAGCATCTTGGGACTTGTAAAAGAACATTGAAATTAGAACACCCATACCAATTCCTCCACTAAACAAACTCCAACCGTCTGATGTCCCTTTATACCAAGCATAAGTAATTGCGTTCGCAATAAGGATCGCACCTATAATTACCAACATTATGTTTATGATTGTCTTCATTTCGAATGCTTTTTTGGAATCATTCAAGATATCTTCAAAGTGTTTATCCATCTTTTTCCAATAACCTTCCGCGTCTTTCGATGGACGGGCAGCAATTGACCGTTTGACATCATTTAGTAACTCCTCATCCACGGCACGTGTCTTTGTGGAAGAATCAAAGGTTGTTTTCATTGCTGTGTGACTTTTGTCATCTTCTACATTATTTGCCATATATTTGCATTAATGAAATGTCATATTATAAAAATACATAGGTCTCAAGAATATTGTTAAATTGGGACAAAAATAATTAATAAAGATAAGTTTTCACAATTGACTCCATAACCTAAGTCAAAATGTAGGCTCTAGTTTTAAATATGGATTGATTTCGATTGTGTTTGTTATTACTTAGCCTATTACTATTTGGACTTTCATCCTCAGTAACAATAACCACTGCCGAATGATATAATAAAGTGACCAAAACCAAGAAATATTGTCACAGTAACTGGCATTCTCATAATAATAATGATACTAACAACAAATAACAAACAGATGTCTTATTAGAGCAGGTTAATAGAACTATCATCAACAGAACCAATACATCCTTTTCTAGTCTATTATGATTGGGAGCTATGTTGGCAGATTGCATTCCCAGAGAAGATAAACAGAGCAATGCAATATAACGTATACATGTGATCACATGTTATCATTAAATGGAAATGACTTTATTGCATATCAATCTGTATCGTTATGGCATATACCTCGAGAGGATCCCATGCTCCAATTGCAAAATCTTTGCAAATAGTATTTTATAGATGATACTATGTATTCAAATATTCGATCTCCATAAATTGACAGATATTGGCATCATCTCTACATATCGACCAATTGTGTAACAAAAAGTATTGGCCCACATGTGTCAGCAAATTCCTTATATAAAACATCGGTGGCACAAAAATGAGAAAAATGAGTCAAACTACAATTAATGGAAAAGGAACAGGATGGATCCCAGATTATCCTAGTATAAGAGACTATACCTTAGGTGATAAAGAGGTCAAGCCATTATTTTCGGAGGTAGGTGTAGACACCACTCAATCAACGGCAAAGAGCAAAAAGCGTTCTCTACCAACAAAAGCAGACGAAATAAGACCGTATTGTTCTCACATTGAAGATCAGGAAACCCTAGGTTCCTGTACTGCACAAGCAGGAGTAGGAATGATAGAGTATTTTGAAAGAAAGGCATTTGGAAAGCACATAGATGCCTCTAGTCTATTTCTTTATAAAGTAACAAGGAATCTTTTGCGGCTTCGAGGAGATACAGGGGCATACCTACGAAGTACAATGGGAGCATTGAGATTATTTGGCGTCCCGCCAGAGGAGTATTGGAAATACGATATATCTAAATTTGATAGAGAACCACCCGCGTTTTGTTATGCTTTTGCTAGTAACTATCAGGCAATTAATTATGTCCGCCTTGACACACCAAACATCGCCAAGGAAACTCTTCTATATACAATAAAGGACAATCTATCAAAGGGAATTCCAGCTATGTTTGGTTTTACCGTTCATGAATCAATTGAGCAGGCTTCTAATGCCAACTCTTCGACAAAAGGTAATATTCCATTTCCCTGCAGCACAGAAAGAGTACTTGGAGGACATGCGGTAATGGCGGTAGGGTACGATGACAACCTAAAAATAGAAAATAAAGGTTGCAGTGAAGAGACTATAGGAGCTATCCTTATACGTAATTCTTGGGGCACAAGTTGGGGCGATCACGGCTATGGCTATTTGCCCTATGAGTATGTGCTGAGGGATCTTGCAGTAGATTGGTGGACAATAATCAAAGCCGATTGGGTGGATACCGGTCACTTTGGTTAGCTTAGTAACCGGTGCTAGAACGCATTAAATTATTACTTCTCCTCAACCTCGTTTAGTTTGTGCTAGAAAATATTTATCGGTCTAATAAACAAAAGAACAACAGATACTGACCCTCTAAGATTAACGAGAAATTCGTATACTATTCTATTTGATAAAGATAGAATTGAAATACCATTAACAATTCAAAAGAGTTTACTTTAGGTTTAAACAAACTTAATTCAGACATTTTTGGATTTAAATTGTATTTCTCTTTCACTTGCTAATGCGAGTGACTGTATTCTGTGCTTATATTGTATGGTTCGAAAATCTTTTTTAGATTTCCTTTAAATTGTTATACTCAGTTCATGTTAATTGATTAAATATTATAATTAAATTTGATCAATATCTAAAACAGAATTACAGCAACACCGTTGTCTCTATTAGGATACTTCCGTATACTCCTTCCCGGTTATTCCACGCTTGAATGAATCGTGTTTAAGATGAATTTCCATATGCAGAGGGTAGTTACATCACATTACTAGATATCAACTATTAACTGCTGTATAAATCGATTCTAATGTAAAAATAGATATTAAAGAGATGGTCAATTGGAGCTAGTTTCTAATTGTAGTTAATTTTTGTCTTAGTAAAATAATGGACTCATTATTATGCCAATGTAAGATGAGTCATCTAGACATTGTGTAGCAACAAAACAGTATATTCTTGTCTAGATAATTAATGGATGAAAACCTTTCTCAAAAAACTATTGCGAAGAACCCTCACCAGGTGATGACAAATTTGCGGGATTTGAATTTGAAGATGCAAGGCAAAAGAAATCAATGGTTTTTGATCATTGTCCAATGATAATTAAAATCGTTATTTAGGGGACAAGCTGCAAGATGTAACATATAACCATTTTAATAAGTATGAAAATGAGATTAATGCGTTCTAATTTTCCTGGTATAAATGAGCATCAGGATTTGACCAATATATTAACCACTTTGACCACTTTCTTATACTAATTGACCATCATTTTGACCATGTATATTAGGGAGAAAATACTTGAATCACCTATTGACCAAGATTAATTCCCAGTTAAAAGCCCATATCATACGAGAGTATTTACACGGTTCATCGCTAAACAGAATATCTGCTGAAACTGGCTTTATCTAAAGGATCAGTTTTTAATATTGTAGATTTTTGGCGGTCAAATTTAGATATAAATCTATATGAAATTAGATCCTTTGCTTCAGAGGTAAGAAAATCAGATATGACTATGCAACAATGTGTTATCGGATTTAGGACAGCACAAATACTAAAAAAGTTCTTTATAGACGATGGTTTTGACAAAAACATATTAAATGATGACGAGAACAAAGTGCAAGAATTAGGATGCAATACAGGGCTATTAGGAAAATCACAAATAAATCATGATACTTCGTTAGGACATACAAACGAGGACCAAAAATTATCCAAAACGTCTGACAAGAAGACGATTAATGAGATTTCACATTTTCTAGGAGTAATCTATAGGAATTGCAGGGTAAATGGTATCAGTCCTGATCATATAATAAAATGGCTAGATGACCTGTTTCAATTTTATTCAACTG
Coding sequences:
- a CDS encoding caspase family protein, whose amino-acid sequence is MNNRKALTIGINQYQFFPHYTLRGCINDTKNMSSVLKDYLNFKDSDITVLQDSEATKENIYKNIDSLIKKAQDGECNYIVIHLAAHGTQIPDVSLDETDDLKDEVFTTYNLNVEEGNWSLNTVIDDDDFGKKLSTIPEKCLCEVYLDTCHSGTGLRLLSLDEIPRYIPPPREINRELSSRSVENHGLADTLKEEGMPPNIVLMTGCQSDQTSADAKIENDYHGAFTWNLCNELRNSGNRLSRYELMKNIRNAMRERFRQIPQLEGVASIKDVPLGQLK
- a CDS encoding C1 family peptidase, with the translated sequence MSQTTINGKGTGWIPDYPSIRDYTLGDKEVKPLFSEVGVDTTQSTAKSKKRSLPTKADEIRPYCSHIEDQETLGSCTAQAGVGMIEYFERKAFGKHIDASSLFLYKVTRNLLRLRGDTGAYLRSTMGALRLFGVPPEEYWKYDISKFDREPPAFCYAFASNYQAINYVRLDTPNIAKETLLYTIKDNLSKGIPAMFGFTVHESIEQASNANSSTKGNIPFPCSTERVLGGHAVMAVGYDDNLKIENKGCSEETIGAILIRNSWGTSWGDHGYGYLPYEYVLRDLAVDWWTIIKADWVDTGHFG